The sequence attttctaaaagataatttattacTTTATAAGAACTGTGAGTCcaaatttgttgatttttgttAACCtttcttcaattgaaaaatttattatttgttttatttttggaaattatatgggaataaatataatccaaaatattttcaattttctaACAAAAGTTTgaataatgtaaatattttaaaatatcctTATAAACCAAATAGTTtccatatttttaaaaaaaatttcaagtaattctatattttttttaatcattattattcattataGTTATTGTTAATGGTcctgttgttgtagttgttggtaCTGGcgttgtttttgatttttttaatttttcatttcatctttgataattttaaataaaaatttaaaatatctttttttaaatttttttaataggtTCTTttattgtgtttttttaatcagtttatttttttttttttttttttttttttttgactttttttttatttttttttgactttttttttgtatacaCTGAAGTAGTAAAGTAAAATGTCTATTGAACCAAAAACATTTCAATgtaagaattaaataatatatttataaactttttatttataccaTCAGAttactaattattttttttttttttttttctttagaTTATAAACATACATTTTCAATCTATTATGATGGATGGGAAATTCctgatgatattgaaaatttagcATTAGGAGAAggtattgatattgataatttaataataccaGATACAGTCgaatgtttattattaatggatGGATTTGATAAAGAGATTAAAGAAGGATTTATATCAGAcacaattaatgaattatttatattagaTATAAAGCaaccattatcaattggATCAATTGGTGAATCAATATTATGGTTAGAATTTGGAGATGGATATAATCATCCAATTACCAAAGGTATAATTCCAAACTCTGTTGAATGTTTATATTtaagaaatattaaaaaagaattatcaaatgactcaataccaaattcaattgaaaaattatatttatatgatgGGTTTAATCAAAATCTATCATTtttaacatcatcatcaacatcaacatcatcacttaaaaatttatatatttataatattggtaataatatattaaatattggatcaataccaaatacaattaaattattatattttggtGATGGTTTTAATGAAACTATATTACCAAATTTGATACCACCAAATGTAAATACACTTTATTTAcgtgatattaaaaaagcattaataaaaaactcACTGTCACCAACTATAACATcactttatttaaatgaaggGTTTAATCAACCAATTACCACCgaaattttatcatcatgtaaaaatttaaaaaatttatatatgtatgatattaaacaacctttatttttaaatgatgatgatgatgattttaatttatcaattgaatcaattcaTTTAATGCCTGgatttaatcaaattttaaaaaatggaaatttattaaaatttggatttaaaaatttatacatTTATGATATTAATCAACCATTAATACCAAATGAATCAAtaataccaaataataataataataataataataataataataataataataataataataataataattataatattaatttattgcATATTAGtggtaattataaatttaaattaagtAAAGGTATAATACCATCAAATAGTAAtactaaaatttcaaatttatatattggtaatttaaatgaaccaTTAATACCAAACGAATCAATACCAAATAATGTTGAATCACTTCATTTTGGAAGTGGttatcaatttaaaattacaagtGATTTAATACCACCAagtgttttaaatttatatttatatgataTAAATGAACCAATaacaaatgaatcaattccaaaaactcttaaaactatttatatttcAAGTCAATATGAACatccaattaataatttaatttctaaaaattatgaaattaaaaaaatttaaataaaataaataagacaaggttgtttgttttgtttgttattaatttttatatttcgaCTATAtgtatattatatatatacaatcataataaatttttttttttttttttattattatttgtttttttttttttttttttttttttttttgaattaaaaaaaaaatctcctattaataataagttctaaatatatataaaaaaaagaagtgCGCTATGTGTACATTTGTGtatattgttttgttttgtttttggatatttttttttttttctaaacaattatttcattttcacttGCACCACATTTTTCAActaaattttgttttgattcttttttaattaatgtaCCTTCAAAATGAATTATACCATCagtttcaatttcttttggtTCATTTTGATCATAAAGTGTATgactaaaataataattataaattagtattagtattattaaaaattaattaaaaattaatataaaatatatttatatttacttttgatatttataaatCCATTGAtcattaacttttttaaataatcttggTTCCCATtctatattattttcttttctatcttttactctttttctttgttcATCTTctaatttattcttttcaaatgttgcatctttttgatttttctttATGATTGCATGTGAAACTTTTTGCCATAATCTTTGAGATTCAAATTCTTCTTGTTCAGAGATTTGTCTCGTTATCATTTGAGTTTTAACTGCATCATTACAATCCCATAAAATATCATTTGTAGAtccattctttttctttgatgatgatgacgacgATGATAAAGTgatttcaacttttttatcCCATTTTCCATTAAATGTATGAGTTGTTTCattaccttttttaattttaccacaAACTACATTATATTCACCACCAAACATTGGTTTTGCTTTAAAATCCATTTCAACTTTTATATTGGTTTGTTTACATGATATCGTTGAATTGCCCACAATCTCTGTTAACAATGTACCAAATATAATACCTCTTGCCACCGCTGTAGGAAAGGTAATAACATATTCCTCTTGAAGTCCTAATAATGTTAATGTACTACTACCATCCACTATCACTGCCATTGAATTACCTAAAAATTTCGAACGTGGATTAATTGTACCAGTCATTGTATATCCATCCTTTctatttgataaataaatacatgAAACTGGTGGATGATGTGAAATTTGTTCTGCAACCATTATACAATTACTAtttgtttctttaaattcCCATCTAGTTCTAAAAATTTCACctaactaaaaataaaaaaaaaaaataaaaaaaaaaataaaaataaaaaaaaaaagtataaatttatataagtataaaaaaaaagggatgtataaatatatatttatatgtatatatactACATACAATTGGATTATAAGGTTTTTGTAAACCTTTCTTTCTATAATGAAAAGCAGATAAATACCATTTTGTAATTAAATGCATTCTATCCATTGGTGACtctaattttgataaattacaTAAAATTTCACCATGAATCATATTATCTGTAAATTTCTCCAATAATGATCTTGGTTCTAATATAAAGGTTGGTAATGGTACTCTTGATAAATCAACACCAATCTTTAAttctgataataatgaaatcaataaatttctTGGTTCTTCCTCTAAAACTTCTTCAAtaggtggtgatggtggtgatgttgaTTGTTCCCCATTCATTAATTGTGATGAATcagttggtgatgatgatatactattattattactactattattactactattattattatgattattattatttacaatatctTGTGGTATTGTTGGTGCCACACCAATATTATTAGTTGTTGAACTTGTAccaatttccattttttttttttttttcttgttctATATaggtttttttctttttttttctttttcttttttttttttactataaCAACACTAAAGAgagtttttgaaaaaaatgatgagaatttttaaaaaataaagcaaAAACAATTGTATTGTGATGGATTTTACCGGAgttattgttttttctttttcttttttttttttttttttttccttattctatttttttactattgttatttaaattaaatataagtATATTGTATGTTTTAtgtgtattatttttaaattaatttaattggaataaaagaattagtacaaaatcaaaattaattttatttttttattttttttatttttataatatctaCATTAAGTAATGCAAACACACAAACAcacaaacacacacacatacacacacacGCACAACAAAcgtaaataattaaaactgaTAGAAgcattataaaaaaataattaaaaataaaaaagttgttttttttttttaatcaaaaaaaaattgtgatATCACATAAAACGAAATTAAGTATAAAGATtgcatataaaaaaaaataaaataataataataaaaacaatataaaaaaaaattgtgtaGATATTTACCATATAAAGAGGTTATAATTAGATGAAGGGGAAGgagtatttaatttttttttttttttgagaatgtataaaaaatagattatttatttatgttattattgttattactatatgattgaaaaaaaaaaaaaaaaaagaaaaataaaaaaaaaacataaaaaaataaggtctatttaaaatttgtgtttaaatggaattaaaaaaaaatttttttttttttttttactatggTACCTTTTAACCacttttagttttttttaaattaaaataattaaaaaaaaaaaagaaaaagaaaaaataacaCCTAGATTTGGTGTGTGAGTGTGGGAGGGGTAATTGTTTGTCGATAAAgagtttaaaaattatacatACAAAATTAAACACAGATAGtgactttattttattttttttttttatattgagttttattattttaattttttagttttaattaaaaaaaaatttttgtttttattgtttttattaatatttatttttaaattttttttttaattttatttatttatttatttatttatttatttatttatttatttatttatttatttatttatttatttatttattattttttttttttaattgtgtattacttaattatttttaaaaaaaaaaaaaaaaaaaaagtatttctttaatttttattttatttaaatttgttttttttttttttattatttatttgaatgtatttatcttttttttaagtttgtGGTTTTGATgagttaaaaaattattttttgggtGTGAaagtgataaaaataaaaaaaataaaattgaaaaaaaaaaaaaaaaaaaaaaaaaaaaaatcaagtaACCGATTCGATcactcatttttttttcttttttttttttttatttttaaaaatatttttttttttattttttttttatttttatttttaatttttagaatttcagtttaaaccaaaaaaataaaaactaaaacagtaaattgttgaatttaaaacttgACCAATAGCAAAACCAGCACAAATATCTTCAACAGTATGAGCACGAGTGTAAACTCTATAAGCAGCCATTGACATTACCAAAAATCCTCTTTGAAATGGAGAGAGTGAACTGATTGAACTAATAACAATACTAGCAATAGCAGTATGACAAGATGGGAAAGAACTatgatttgaaaatttatagCAATATGGTCTTTTGAATGAAGAGAATGATGGTTTAATTAAGAATTCAATCACAAGGAATGGTATAATACATCTATAGAAATTAAAGttgaaaatgtttaaaaacgAAGTTCCAATCAATAAAGTACACCATAATGTTGATACATCCAATACCGACAAAACAGTTTGTGCCAATCTATTCTCCAATAGCCAAATTGGGATCAACCATTTGCTATGGCCGTTTAAACGTTTTCCGCTGAAATTCTCTTTTCTGCAAGTGATCAAGGAATCAATATGTGCAATGCCACCGATAATATCGAGTATTCCAGATTGGTTTGGTTGTAGACATTGTATGATTACAATTACCAATGTTTGCACATACGCATACGATACGTAGAAGGCAATCCATTGGTCTTTGTCCATGTATCCTTCGTCTTTTATTCTTTTACCCAATCTCATCACCAAGTAAATCactaaataaaagtaatatttCACAGTTggaaaataaacaaaacaaacgaaaaagaaaaacattGTCAATAGATGATGTGCTGCAAAGAATAACTTTTGATCAACTTTATATCCCTTCCATGCTGATACCATTCCATTGAATAcaattgtaaatataaataatccataatatttattaattggcCAATAATTTTCAACTCCATCACTATCACCATCCATCATCCATTTACCAACTATTATATATTGAatcattgatattattaccattaaaaattcaattatcaaCCCATATTTCATACCAAGTGTTAAATATGGTGATATTGTTAATACTTCTACACTTTTTAAAacttcttcattatttttattattatttttaattttttctttttgtttttgaattatttgttgtttattaaaatttatttgttcttgttgttcttgttgttgttgctgcttttgttgttgtaattgtttttgtttttctaaaATACATTCCTGTATTTCTACACATTCTAAAGTACTCTCTGAATAATTACTTTTgttatccattttttttttttttttttttttttttttttttgtgttttttttatattatttttttttttttttttttttatttatttaaatattcttttttagtaatggtaattatttaattttttttaaattttaatagttttagttcttattattttttttaaataaaatttattagtaattgttataaattattataaattaattattacttttttttttttttttattcacttttttttattattattattttatattttattattttcctttgcatatttagaaaaaataaataaaaaataaaaaaaaaataataaaaaagagagAAAAGATCAATTTTCTCTAAATTCATACTATCCTCACACAGAGATATGTGTCAttgtattcttttttttttattttttttcattttaaaaacatgTTTTGTGTGTGCGTGtgtgtgtaaaaaaaaataaaaattaaaaaataaaaaatcttttaaaatttaaacttAAAATAGGAAAAGGAAGTATTCCTTttcaaacaatttttttcattgccCAATAAAGTAGCAACTCTAAATGTCCAAGCTTAAaataagtttattttttaatattggttgATATGTAATcctatttataaatatataaatatatataaaaaaaataaaaataaaaataaaaaaacattataaaaacaaattatttaatgtatggtattattttttatgagAGTGAGAGATGGGGTGTGTAGGGTGTAAAAATAGGATATTCTAAAAATCTAACTGTTTAATtgcatttaaaaaattactaaTTAGAAATACTTTCATAGAAATTTATAATGCAATGGCAATTAAATAAACGAAATGATTGTGcaaatttggtaattttcaggattattataaaaaaaaaaaaaaaaaaaaaaaaaaaaaaaaaaatcagttTGAGGCgatcgttttttttttaagattttaatacctaaataaaaatatgtaACAATTAATACTGTGTCATAATAGTTACTTatttggttaaaaaaaaattttatttctatatttgtttaatttttatttttttttttttttttttttttttaaaataaaaagaagaatTCCATATTTATGTTTTACTTTTGTGgccaattatttattttaatgaatagattttaaaaaaatatatataaacagcataaatgttaaaaaatcccaataatatttaaaaaattaaaatcaaagaatggagaattcaatataaaaaaaaaaataaaaaaattctatttattttgacaaaccaatttaaaaattatttgaaccaatgtcatttttttttttttttttatttttatttttattttttttttttttttttttttttaaatgataatagaatactattactataacattttttttttttattatattaattaattaactaattaattaattaaccaattaattaattaattaactaattaattaattaaccaattaattaattaattaattaatcagaaaatgtaaaaataatttttcacaAATAActattaattgtttaaaactCAATTTAGAAGAAATCTTTTAAACATATCGAGATttccattaaaaaataaataataaaatattaaaaattaaaaattgtaaataaaaataaaaataaaaattaggaatcttttttttataaaaaactattttattttttattattattttaatcaaactttttttttttttttttttatacattatattattttttaaaatttttgttgttgtttttgggttaattaaaaaaaaaagcctatttaaataatcattttaaaatattaaaattagaaaattatattattattcaaaacagaatttttttattttttttttagttgtttaattattttaaaagtttgtTCGAAACCACAATTTAAACCATCCACAAAATTAGATAATTCCATTATGACTTCAACAGTTTACCCGTCCTGTCCCTGAAAAGCCTGGTAATGGGAAGACAATTCAATCAGGCAACTGTAAAGAGTTGCAACGGAAAAAAGcgaattatatataaaactttttgtattataaaaatttctttttaatagcatttattttcaaattaatttgtgggatttttttttttttgaaattttttttttttttttttttaatattttcactttttgactttttttaagaaaataaacaattactaattaaattttattatccatttctttttttttttttttatttaaatattaattttattataattaattttattataataatatttaaatttataataatattgacaTTTTTTATACtacaataatattttattgaaataataatattcaaaaaaaaaaataatatgaaagaatgaaaacaaagaaatatttgaatcaaaaatattttaataatcatcaagtataaaaagaatcaattgttttttaattaattcatctccttatttagattttttataataaaaaaaataaaaaaaataaaaaaaataataaaaccaataaaaaaataataaaaaataattaaaaataattaaaaaaataaaaaaataaataacaaaaaaaaaattataataataaaaataaaaatacattttaatacagattttttattttatatttaatttgaaaattcgAATCGGGTCGATTTAATCcgaatttcaattaaaatgaaaaaatgtGTGGTAATGGAATTGAGCACAcatacaaataattaaaaaataaaaaataattatttttttttatttttttttttgaatttttttttttgaattttttcatACCAATTGACTGGTCCGTgggaaattcaaaaatatcaataaattttttttcttttttcttttttttattttttttttttttttgaattttttcaaCTCGAcctaacaaataaaaaaaggtaacATTTCATtcatataaatatttgatttttttttttttttttattcaagttattattttaataaattaaataaaaaaacaaattaaaaaaaaataaaaaataaaaaaaacaaaaactaatgtttaagttttaaaaaaaataaaattaaataaaaaaaaaataaaaatttttaatacctATAAAGCAAAATGCAAAATAAACCATCATTCATTTTAAGAAACCCATCAGCTAATAAAGgtaagattaaaaaaaagataaaaataaaaaactatttataataatgaaagtaacaataaacaataaacaataaaaattaaaaaaaaaaaaaaaaaaacggaTCAAAAAATTccattttaaacaatttgtGATCAcataaaatttttcattttttaaaaaaaaaaaattaaaaattaaaaaataaaaaataaaaaaaattttataatgttccgaaaaaacacaaaaacacacacacagtcatcaatttaaataaatatcattCGGCAATTtacaaccaaaaaaaaaaaaaaaaaaaaaaaaattaaaaaataaaaaattgaaatttacaACACcgaatttattaattcaatctcaaaatttcttttttttttttttttttttttttttttttttttttttttttttttttttatttttctttttttttatagttttttttttttatttcttgttACAcctatataatttaatattaataatatcttaaatttttcattttttttttaaaaaaaaaaaataaaaaaaaaaataaaaaaatttaggtactggttttaataatgaagaaagagaaaaattAGGATTAAAAGGTTTATTACCACCAAAGGTTGAATCATTACAAGAACAATCAGATAGAGCATTATCACAATTTACATCATTTAATACAAACTTGGAAAGATATATTTTCTTAAATTGTTTACGTGATCGTAATGAAACTTtattctattatttattaagtaataatttagaattaatgATGCCAATCATTTATACACCAACCGTAGGTGAAGCATGTCAAAAGTTTGGTAATGAATTCCGTTTCGCCCAAGGTATGTATTTTGCATCCCAAGATAAAGGTAACATTCGTGCCATGATGGACAATTGGCCAGCCGAAGGTGTCGATATTATCGTTGTTTCCGATGGTTCACGTATTTTGGGTTTAGGTGATCTCGGTACCAACGGTATGGGTATCCCAGTTGGTAAGTTACAATTGTACGTCGCCGGTGCTGGTTTCTGTCCAACCCGTACACTCCCAGTCATTATCGATAGTGGTACAAACACCAAGAAATACCTCGaagataaatattatttaggTGAACGTCATCCACGTATCCCAGACTCTGAATATTACCCATTGGTTGATGAGTTCCTTGCCGCCGCCTTCAACAAATGGCCAAAGGTTATCGTCCAATTCGAAG comes from Dictyostelium discoideum AX4 chromosome 2 chromosome, whole genome shotgun sequence and encodes:
- the osbD gene encoding oxysterol binding family protein, member 4; translation: MEIGTSSTTNNIGVAPTIPQDIVNNNNHNNNSSNNSSNNNSISSSPTDSSQLMNGEQSTSPPSPPIEEVLEEEPRNLLISLLSELKIGVDLSRVPLPTFILEPRSLLEKFTDNMIHGEILCNLSKLESPMDRMHLITKWYLSAFHYRKKGLQKPYNPILGEIFRTRWEFKETNSNCIMVAEQISHHPPVSCIYLSNRKDGYTMTGTINPRSKFLGNSMAVIVDGSSTLTLLGLQEEYVITFPTAVARGIIFGTLLTEIVGNSTISCKQTNIKVEMDFKAKPMFGGEYNVVCGKIKKGNETTHTFNGKWDKKVEITLSSSSSSSKKKNGSTNDILWDCNDAVKTQMITRQISEQEEFESQRLWQKVSHAIIKKNQKDATFEKNKLEDEQRKRVKDRKENNIEWEPRLFKKVNDQWIYKYQNHTLYDQNEPKEIETDGIIHFEGTLIKKESKQNLVEKCGASENEIIV